A stretch of Amycolatopsis balhimycina FH 1894 DNA encodes these proteins:
- a CDS encoding DUF72 domain-containing protein gives MWTHKAWPGRFLPPSLPAKERLRAYAGWCNAVEGNTTFYATPARDTVVAWSQQTGPGFRFVVKLPKVVTHERRFAGVEAEMRAFLDAIEPLGERAVLWTQLPGSFGPSDVDALRRFLRRLPAGRRRAVEVRHPGFFTDAGSTSLLEGALADAEAEWVPFDTTVFFQRPPASEAEQDAWAKKPRLPRRTRALTDRPIVRYLGRDSVEETVEGWRPWTAVVAGWLREGRSPTVFVHTPDNDDAPALARRFHDEVRVLVPGLDALPEPEPVEPATLF, from the coding sequence ATGTGGACCCACAAGGCGTGGCCCGGGCGGTTCCTGCCGCCGTCGCTGCCGGCCAAGGAACGCCTGCGGGCCTATGCCGGCTGGTGCAACGCGGTCGAAGGCAACACCACCTTCTACGCGACTCCGGCCCGGGACACCGTCGTGGCTTGGTCGCAGCAGACCGGCCCCGGTTTCCGGTTCGTGGTCAAGCTGCCGAAGGTCGTCACGCACGAGCGCCGGTTCGCCGGGGTCGAGGCCGAGATGCGGGCGTTCCTGGACGCGATCGAACCCCTCGGCGAACGGGCGGTCCTGTGGACGCAGCTGCCCGGCTCGTTCGGCCCTTCCGACGTCGACGCCCTTCGCCGCTTCCTGCGCCGGCTCCCCGCCGGCCGCCGGCGGGCCGTGGAGGTGCGTCACCCCGGGTTCTTCACCGATGCCGGCTCGACGTCGTTGCTGGAGGGGGCGCTCGCCGACGCGGAGGCCGAGTGGGTGCCGTTCGACACCACCGTCTTCTTCCAGCGGCCGCCGGCCAGCGAGGCCGAGCAGGACGCCTGGGCCAAGAAACCGCGGCTGCCGCGGCGGACGCGGGCGCTGACCGACCGGCCGATCGTGCGCTACCTGGGCCGGGACTCGGTCGAGGAGACGGTCGAGGGGTGGCGGCCGTGGACCGCGGTGGTCGCCGGCTGGCTGCGTGAGGGCCGGTCGCCGACGGTTTTCGTGCACACCCCCGACAACGACGACGCGCCGGCGCTCGCCCGCCGGTTCCACGACGAGGTGCGAGTGCTGGTGCCCGGCCTCGACGCGCTGCCCGAGCCGGAGCCGGTCGAGCCCGCGACGCTGTTCTGA
- the infA gene encoding translation initiation factor IF-1: protein MAKTAGGIEVEGTVVECLRNATFRVELENGHKVLAHISGKIRKNYIKILPFDRVLVELSPYDLGRGRILFRYRN, encoded by the coding sequence ATGGCGAAGACCGCGGGCGGTATCGAGGTGGAGGGCACCGTCGTCGAGTGCCTGCGCAACGCCACCTTCCGGGTGGAGCTCGAGAACGGGCACAAGGTGCTCGCGCACATCAGCGGGAAGATCCGGAAGAACTACATCAAGATCCTGCCGTTCGACCGGGTGCTGGTGGAGCTGAGCCCGTACGACCTCGGCCGGGGGCGGATCCTGTTCCGGTATCGGAACTAG
- a CDS encoding GNAT family N-acetyltransferase: MKPGQPTVVVTRVAERQWHALDDDRVVGRGEASPRPDGRLFLSIDVWHSAVFDQLAGAMLPALPRPLSTVVGETDVELTSRWRRAGFTIRRREWEYHVPTAPAAPSAVTIVPGREADEKRLRELDRAIRAEVEAGIGWHEMPAEVLPRIPALDPSKYTIAARGDEYVGLLRLAAVARQPRIGLVAVRASEQRRGIGRALLTHVLGALHDAGIETASAEVSEANVAATALFDGVGARRTGSNLELVLR; this comes from the coding sequence ATGAAACCTGGACAACCCACCGTGGTGGTCACCCGGGTCGCGGAGCGGCAATGGCACGCTCTGGACGACGACCGCGTGGTCGGCCGCGGCGAAGCTTCTCCCCGGCCCGACGGACGGCTCTTCCTGAGCATCGACGTCTGGCACAGCGCGGTCTTCGACCAGCTCGCCGGCGCCATGCTCCCGGCCCTGCCGAGGCCACTGTCCACAGTGGTCGGCGAAACCGACGTCGAGCTGACGTCCCGATGGCGGCGAGCCGGCTTCACGATCCGGCGCCGTGAATGGGAATACCACGTCCCGACGGCCCCGGCGGCTCCCTCCGCCGTGACGATCGTTCCCGGCCGCGAGGCGGACGAGAAGCGGCTGCGCGAGCTGGACCGCGCGATCCGCGCCGAAGTCGAGGCAGGCATCGGCTGGCACGAAATGCCGGCCGAGGTGCTGCCCCGCATCCCGGCGCTGGACCCGTCGAAGTACACGATCGCGGCCCGCGGCGACGAGTACGTGGGCCTGCTCCGGCTCGCGGCGGTGGCCCGGCAGCCCCGGATCGGCCTGGTCGCGGTCCGCGCGTCCGAACAGCGCCGGGGGATCGGCCGCGCGCTCCTGACCCACGTGCTCGGTGCCCTGCACGACGCCGGAATCGAGACGGCGTCAGCGGAAGTGAGCGAGGCGAACGTGGCGGCGACGGCCCTGTTCGACGGCGTCGGCGCGCGCCGGACCGGCAGCAACCTCGAGCTGGTGTTGCGTTGA
- a CDS encoding GNAT family N-acetyltransferase — MPDSPRIERFDPRRATETEFAGYHAVVAASEAADRPGEPGLPLAEVAGRLTEPLPRMGPAAHWVARRGDVAGFTEVCLHPRRPDWAYQRDTAVLAGHRGHGLGRCVKAHLARWLVAERPAVARISTTTGEDNAHMLRVNADVGYTTLRSVVAMRQDLAEPAARLG, encoded by the coding sequence GTGCCGGACAGTCCGCGAATCGAGCGGTTCGACCCACGGCGGGCGACGGAGACGGAGTTCGCGGGCTACCACGCGGTGGTGGCGGCGAGCGAGGCCGCCGACCGGCCCGGCGAACCCGGGCTGCCGCTCGCCGAAGTGGCCGGGCGGCTGACCGAGCCGCTCCCCCGCATGGGCCCGGCCGCGCACTGGGTGGCTCGCCGCGGCGACGTCGCCGGGTTCACCGAAGTGTGCCTGCACCCGCGCCGGCCCGACTGGGCCTACCAGCGGGACACCGCCGTCCTGGCCGGGCATCGCGGACACGGCCTCGGCCGCTGCGTCAAGGCGCACCTGGCCCGGTGGCTGGTCGCGGAGCGGCCGGCGGTGGCGCGGATCAGCACCACGACGGGGGAGGACAACGCGCACATGCTCCGCGTCAACGCGGACGTCGGCTACACGACGCTGCGCAGCGTGGTCGCCATGCGGCAGGATCTCGCGGAGCCGGCGGCCCGGCTCGGTTAA
- a CDS encoding glyoxalase, translating to MTNIEAITLEVTDPAAAERFYATAFGLTTQLRFRASEEPTTGFRGFTLSLTVPQPADVDSLIGTALEAGATTIKPATKSMWGYGGTVRAPDGTIWKLATSAKKNTGPATREIDAVVLLLGTADVAASKKFYVDHGLTVGKSFGRMYVEFDAGSSPVKLALYRHKALAKDAGVSPGGSGSHRIAVAGASEPFTDPDGFAWETTATATLS from the coding sequence ATGACGAACATCGAAGCCATCACCCTCGAAGTCACCGACCCCGCCGCCGCGGAACGCTTCTACGCCACCGCCTTCGGGCTCACCACTCAGCTGCGCTTCCGGGCCTCGGAGGAGCCGACCACCGGCTTCCGCGGGTTCACCCTCTCCCTCACCGTGCCCCAGCCCGCCGACGTCGACTCCCTCATCGGCACCGCCCTCGAAGCCGGGGCCACGACCATCAAACCCGCCACCAAGTCCATGTGGGGCTACGGCGGCACCGTCCGGGCGCCGGACGGGACGATCTGGAAGCTCGCGACCTCCGCCAAGAAGAACACCGGCCCGGCCACCCGCGAGATCGACGCCGTCGTGCTCCTGCTCGGCACCGCCGATGTGGCCGCCAGCAAGAAGTTCTACGTCGACCACGGCCTGACCGTCGGGAAGAGCTTCGGCCGCATGTACGTCGAGTTCGACGCCGGTTCGAGCCCCGTCAAGCTGGCGCTGTACCGGCACAAGGCCCTCGCCAAGGACGCCGGCGTCTCCCCCGGCGGCTCCGGCTCGCACCGGATCGCGGTCGCCGGCGCGAGCGAGCCGTTCACCGACCCGGACGGGTTCGCCTGGGAAACCACCGCGACCGCGACGCTGTCCTGA
- a CDS encoding PLP-dependent aminotransferase family protein — MAVEWAGSGPELLFTIDRESGAGLRAQLEEQLRDAICGGRLAGGERLPSSRELARALGLSRGLVQDCYAQLQAEGYLTSRPGSATRVAPVARRAAPPRAGTPAPPRPAIADFRHGVPDLRLAPREDWAWAVREVCRTAPNTAFDYGDPAGDRQLREVLAAYLRRVRAVAATAEQVVVCTGMAQALGLVLRALAAGGIGTLAFEDPGAFRSTAEQANAAGLTAVPVPVDEDGLDIAALDDSGARAVLVTPAHQWPTGVVLAGHRRQELIEWARRRDGVVIEDDYDAEFRYDRDPVGSLQGLDPDHVVSLGTVSKSLAPALRLGWLVAPEWLLPALVRDKRVSDRGSPGIDQLALALLIESGRYDRHLRRARAEYAFRRRTLVDALAAHAPGLRVTGLAAGFHAILHLPPGTDEARVIEQARQRGVGLYGLAPLHHAPGPRPPRLVLGFGDTSQHAIEPAVAAIADLLRG, encoded by the coding sequence ATGGCTGTGGAGTGGGCCGGTTCGGGTCCGGAGCTGCTGTTCACGATCGACCGCGAGAGCGGCGCCGGGCTCCGCGCGCAGCTGGAGGAGCAGCTGCGCGACGCGATCTGCGGCGGCCGCCTGGCCGGCGGCGAGCGGCTGCCGTCGTCGCGCGAGCTCGCCCGCGCCCTCGGCCTGTCCCGTGGCCTGGTGCAGGACTGCTACGCCCAGCTGCAGGCCGAGGGGTACTTGACCAGCCGTCCGGGATCGGCCACGCGCGTGGCTCCGGTCGCCCGCCGGGCCGCGCCACCCCGGGCAGGCACGCCGGCCCCGCCGCGGCCCGCGATCGCCGACTTCCGCCACGGCGTCCCCGATCTCCGCCTGGCTCCGCGCGAGGACTGGGCGTGGGCCGTCCGCGAGGTCTGCCGCACCGCGCCCAACACCGCCTTCGACTACGGCGACCCGGCAGGCGACCGGCAGCTGCGCGAGGTGCTGGCGGCCTACCTGCGGCGGGTGCGCGCGGTCGCGGCCACGGCCGAGCAGGTCGTCGTCTGCACCGGGATGGCGCAGGCCCTCGGCCTGGTGCTGCGGGCGCTCGCGGCCGGCGGCATCGGCACCCTGGCCTTCGAGGACCCCGGCGCCTTCCGCTCGACCGCCGAGCAGGCGAACGCGGCGGGTCTGACCGCGGTGCCGGTCCCGGTCGACGAGGACGGCCTGGACATCGCCGCGCTCGACGACAGCGGGGCCCGTGCCGTGCTCGTGACCCCGGCACACCAGTGGCCTACGGGGGTCGTGCTCGCCGGGCACCGCCGTCAGGAGCTGATCGAGTGGGCGCGACGGCGTGACGGCGTCGTCATCGAGGACGACTACGACGCGGAGTTCCGGTACGACCGCGACCCGGTCGGTTCACTGCAGGGCCTCGACCCCGATCACGTCGTCTCGCTCGGCACGGTCAGCAAGTCGCTCGCGCCGGCCCTGCGCCTGGGCTGGCTGGTCGCCCCCGAATGGCTGCTTCCCGCGCTGGTGCGCGACAAGCGCGTCAGCGACCGCGGGAGCCCGGGCATCGACCAGCTGGCGCTGGCCCTGCTCATCGAATCCGGGCGTTACGACCGGCACCTGCGCCGTGCCCGCGCCGAATACGCCTTCCGGCGCCGGACGCTCGTCGACGCGCTGGCCGCGCACGCGCCCGGGCTGCGCGTCACCGGGCTCGCCGCCGGCTTCCACGCGATCCTGCACCTGCCGCCCGGGACGGACGAGGCGCGGGTGATCGAGCAGGCCCGGCAGCGGGGCGTCGGGCTCTACGGCCTGGCCCCGCTGCACCACGCGCCGGGGCCGAGGCCGCCGCGGCTCGTCCTCGGCTTCGGCGACACCTCGCAGCACGCGATCGAGCCCGCCGTCGCCGCCATCGCCGACCTGCTGCGCGGGTGA
- a CDS encoding MFS transporter, translated as MTVDLQLRPRLVSRALAVRFVSIVGSSIGFYLPLSVVPLFAKQAGSDAGAGLATVALLLATVAAELVTPRLVARVGYRWALAVGLTLLGAPALVLPFSADLRVIIAVNVVRGIGFAIAIVAGGAVTALLIPAERRGEGLALVGIVGGIPGLLALPAGVWAAAHWGYTPVFVVTAGATLLALVSVPGLPRHAATPRDDEGHGVLAGLRNPVLTRPATLFAVSAAAVGVLVTFLPLAATDQPAWVAASALLAQPAAATVTRWIAGRLGDRHGPARLLVPGLVLAAAGMAAIAWTGTPAAVIGGALVFGAGFGVLQNATLTLMYARVPAGGESAVSAIWNAAYDLGMAAGALGAGLLIGSAGYPATFALTAVMILPALLVARRDRRP; from the coding sequence ATGACCGTTGACCTGCAGCTCCGCCCCCGGCTGGTGTCCCGTGCCCTGGCGGTGCGTTTCGTTTCGATCGTCGGCTCGTCGATCGGCTTCTACCTGCCGCTTTCGGTGGTGCCGCTGTTCGCGAAGCAGGCGGGTTCGGACGCCGGTGCCGGGCTGGCGACGGTCGCGCTGCTGCTGGCCACCGTGGCCGCCGAACTGGTGACGCCGAGGCTCGTCGCCCGGGTCGGCTACCGGTGGGCGCTGGCCGTCGGGCTGACCCTGCTCGGCGCGCCGGCACTGGTCCTCCCCTTCAGCGCCGACCTCCGCGTGATCATCGCGGTCAACGTGGTGCGCGGCATCGGGTTCGCCATCGCCATCGTGGCCGGTGGCGCCGTCACCGCCCTGCTGATCCCGGCCGAGCGGCGAGGTGAGGGCCTCGCGCTCGTCGGGATCGTCGGCGGGATTCCCGGTCTGCTCGCGTTGCCGGCCGGGGTGTGGGCGGCGGCGCACTGGGGTTACACCCCCGTGTTCGTGGTGACGGCGGGGGCCACCTTGCTGGCCTTGGTGTCCGTGCCCGGCCTGCCGCGGCACGCCGCGACCCCGCGGGACGACGAGGGGCACGGAGTGCTCGCCGGCCTGCGCAACCCGGTGCTGACCCGGCCCGCGACGCTCTTCGCGGTGTCGGCCGCCGCGGTCGGCGTCCTCGTCACGTTCCTGCCGCTCGCCGCCACGGACCAGCCGGCCTGGGTCGCCGCGAGCGCGTTGCTCGCCCAGCCCGCGGCGGCCACCGTGACCCGCTGGATCGCCGGACGGCTCGGCGACCGCCACGGCCCGGCCCGGCTGCTGGTCCCCGGCCTGGTGCTGGCCGCCGCGGGGATGGCGGCCATCGCGTGGACCGGCACGCCGGCCGCGGTGATCGGCGGGGCGCTCGTGTTCGGCGCCGGGTTCGGCGTCCTGCAGAACGCGACGCTGACGCTGATGTACGCCCGGGTGCCCGCGGGCGGCGAGAGCGCGGTGAGCGCGATCTGGAACGCGGCCTACGACCTCGGCATGGCGGCCGGCGCGCTCGGCGCCGGGCTGCTCATCGGCTCGGCCGGATACCCGGCGACCTTCGCGCTCACCGCCGTGATGATCCTCCCGGCGCTGCTGGTGGCCCGGCGCGACCGGCGTCCGTGA
- a CDS encoding Fpg/Nei family DNA glycosylase, whose protein sequence is MPELPEVELARQVLAGALGRKIRDVDDHDDWVCRPHAPGDIAAALRGGRLTEAHRRGKTLWCETEGGDGRPGPNLGVHLGMAGQLRFAGESGPPGPGRFRDREEKPEWFRFGITFADGEQLRLFDTRRLARVRLDPDLDALGPDAGEVSRGEFRDRVGRGRAPVKARLLDQSVVAGIGNLLADETLWQAALNPARPVHELDGDDLTNLHKALRKSLRAAIKHGGVHTGEIIGHRRAGGHCPRCGAVMTHGTVGGRSTWWCSKEQSG, encoded by the coding sequence GTGCCCGAACTCCCCGAGGTCGAACTCGCCCGCCAGGTCCTCGCCGGCGCGCTCGGCCGGAAGATCCGGGACGTCGACGACCACGACGACTGGGTCTGCCGTCCGCACGCGCCCGGGGACATCGCCGCCGCGTTGCGGGGCGGGCGGCTGACCGAAGCACACCGGCGGGGCAAGACGCTGTGGTGCGAAACGGAAGGCGGCGACGGGCGGCCCGGCCCCAACCTCGGGGTACACCTCGGGATGGCGGGGCAGCTGCGGTTCGCGGGCGAGAGCGGGCCACCCGGGCCGGGCCGGTTCCGCGATCGCGAGGAGAAACCCGAGTGGTTCCGGTTCGGGATCACCTTCGCCGACGGCGAACAGCTGCGCCTGTTCGACACGCGGCGCCTGGCCCGGGTGCGGCTCGACCCCGATCTCGACGCGCTCGGCCCCGACGCCGGGGAGGTTTCACGCGGCGAGTTCCGCGACCGCGTCGGCCGCGGGCGAGCGCCGGTGAAGGCGCGGCTGCTGGACCAGTCCGTGGTGGCCGGGATCGGCAACCTGCTGGCCGACGAAACCCTCTGGCAGGCCGCGCTGAACCCGGCCCGTCCGGTGCACGAACTGGACGGCGACGACCTCACGAACCTGCACAAGGCGCTGCGGAAGTCGTTGCGCGCGGCGATCAAGCACGGCGGCGTGCACACCGGCGAGATCATCGGCCACCGCCGGGCGGGTGGCCACTGCCCGCGCTGCGGCGCCGTGATGACCCACGGCACCGTCGGCGGCCGGTCGACCTGGTGGTGTTCTAAGGAACAGTCCGGCTAG
- a CDS encoding DinB family protein has protein sequence MADAEKRTLRMFLRAQRESVLAILDGLGAEVLTTPVLPSGWTPLGMVEHLGHAERHWFQEVVTGTADPLPWPDEPGPPATPRRPEAVFAFYREQCRRSDEIFAATPLSAPPRGRHPGPLADEIADLHGVVLHVLEETARHAGHLDVVRELIDGRTGLGPR, from the coding sequence GTGGCCGACGCGGAGAAACGCACGTTGCGGATGTTCCTGCGAGCGCAGCGCGAAAGCGTCCTGGCGATCCTCGACGGGCTGGGGGCGGAGGTGCTGACGACTCCGGTCCTGCCGTCCGGCTGGACCCCGCTGGGCATGGTGGAGCACCTCGGGCACGCCGAACGGCACTGGTTCCAGGAGGTCGTCACCGGCACCGCGGATCCCCTGCCCTGGCCGGACGAGCCCGGGCCGCCGGCCACGCCGCGGCGTCCGGAGGCCGTCTTCGCGTTCTACCGCGAACAGTGCCGCCGGTCCGACGAGATCTTCGCGGCGACACCGCTGTCCGCGCCACCGCGGGGCCGCCACCCCGGTCCGCTCGCGGACGAGATCGCCGATCTGCACGGGGTGGTGCTGCACGTGCTCGAGGAGACGGCCCGGCACGCCGGCCACCTGGACGTGGTGCGGGAGCTGATCGACGGCCGCACCGGCCTGGGACCGCGCTAG
- a CDS encoding PIG-L family deacetylase: protein MATLVTFHAHPDDECLRTAGVMRKAVEDGHRVVLVVATKGEAGEVPEGFLAEGEKLEDRRVQESYAAAEILGVERVEFLGYRDSGMMGEPTNDDPACFWRADVEKAAEQLAAILREESAGVLTVYDDNGDYGHPDHIQVHRVGVRAAELAGTARVFQATFNREFMQRGFEAAVEQGLMPPEAAPKPPENVEFGKPEAEITAAVDVSKYAPVKRAAMRAHPSQISEDMFMLAMPDDAFTFAFGTEWFIRTGQGPGITETDLMAGL from the coding sequence ATGGCAACACTGGTCACCTTCCACGCCCACCCGGACGACGAATGTCTCCGCACCGCGGGCGTCATGCGCAAAGCCGTCGAGGACGGGCACCGGGTCGTGCTCGTCGTCGCCACCAAGGGCGAGGCCGGCGAAGTGCCTGAAGGCTTTCTCGCCGAGGGCGAAAAACTCGAGGACAGGCGCGTCCAGGAGTCGTACGCGGCCGCGGAGATCCTCGGCGTCGAACGCGTCGAGTTCCTCGGCTACCGCGACTCCGGGATGATGGGCGAGCCGACGAACGACGATCCGGCCTGCTTCTGGCGCGCCGACGTCGAAAAGGCCGCCGAGCAGCTGGCGGCGATCCTGCGCGAGGAGTCGGCCGGCGTCCTGACGGTCTACGACGACAACGGCGACTACGGCCACCCGGACCACATCCAGGTGCACCGCGTCGGCGTCCGGGCCGCCGAGCTGGCCGGCACCGCCCGCGTCTTCCAGGCCACGTTCAACCGCGAGTTCATGCAACGCGGCTTCGAAGCGGCCGTCGAGCAGGGCCTGATGCCGCCCGAGGCAGCGCCGAAACCACCGGAGAACGTCGAGTTCGGCAAACCGGAAGCGGAGATCACGGCGGCGGTGGACGTGTCGAAGTACGCGCCGGTCAAGCGCGCGGCGATGCGGGCCCACCCGAGCCAGATCAGCGAGGACATGTTCATGCTGGCCATGCCGGACGACGCGTTCACGTTCGCCTTCGGCACCGAGTGGTTCATCCGCACGGGCCAGGGCCCGGGCATCACGGAGACGGACCTGATGGCCGGTCTCTGA
- the mtnA gene encoding S-methyl-5-thioribose-1-phosphate isomerase: MRRTIDWADGAIVIIDQTALPAEYRLLELRTVGELVDAIKRLAVRGAPALGAAGALGVALAARLGGDVRADAELVAQARPTAVNLAWGVERALAKLPEGADAVLAEAQALLTEDERLNKTASAHAAEIVLAECPRRPLRLLSHCNAGHLATVGWGSALGVVWHLHERGLVEEVLVDETRPLLQGARLTAWELAQAKVPYRVQPDGAAAAAMARGLVDCVLVGADRIAANGDVANKIGTYGLAIAAKHHGVPFVVVAPSSTVDRRLADGTGIAIEERDARELTEYAGVLLTPPDARVFNPAFDVTPSALITAVVTEHGRFTS; the protein is encoded by the coding sequence GTGCGCAGGACCATCGACTGGGCGGACGGCGCGATCGTCATCATCGACCAGACCGCGCTGCCCGCGGAGTACCGGCTGCTCGAGCTGCGGACCGTCGGCGAACTGGTCGACGCGATCAAGCGGCTGGCCGTGCGTGGCGCACCCGCGCTCGGAGCGGCGGGTGCGCTGGGCGTCGCGCTGGCGGCCCGTCTCGGCGGGGACGTCCGGGCCGACGCCGAGCTCGTCGCCCAGGCCCGGCCGACCGCGGTCAACCTGGCCTGGGGCGTCGAACGCGCGCTCGCGAAGCTCCCCGAGGGTGCCGACGCGGTCCTCGCGGAGGCGCAAGCCCTGCTCACCGAGGACGAACGACTGAACAAGACGGCGTCGGCGCACGCGGCCGAGATCGTGCTGGCTGAATGCCCGCGCCGGCCGCTGCGGCTGCTCAGCCACTGCAACGCCGGGCATCTGGCGACCGTCGGCTGGGGCAGCGCGCTCGGCGTCGTCTGGCACCTGCACGAACGCGGTCTCGTCGAGGAGGTCCTCGTTGACGAGACGCGCCCGCTGCTCCAGGGCGCCCGGCTGACGGCGTGGGAACTGGCGCAGGCGAAAGTCCCCTACCGCGTCCAGCCCGACGGCGCGGCCGCCGCGGCGATGGCGCGCGGGCTGGTCGACTGCGTGCTCGTCGGCGCCGACCGGATCGCGGCCAACGGCGATGTCGCCAACAAGATCGGCACCTACGGCCTGGCGATCGCCGCAAAACACCACGGCGTGCCGTTCGTCGTGGTCGCCCCCTCGTCCACAGTGGACAGGCGGCTCGCGGACGGCACGGGCATCGCCATCGAAGAACGCGACGCCCGCGAGCTCACCGAATACGCCGGGGTACTCCTCACGCCGCCGGACGCGCGGGTCTTCAACCCCGCGTTCGACGTCACGCCGTCGGCGCTGATCACGGCCGTGGTCACCGAGCACGGCCGCTTCACGTCCTAA
- a CDS encoding ferredoxin produces MVTMTWHVEIDEHTCIGSGMCAALLPEVFALDGAVAHPVTSAVDADETVLDAADSCPAMAITVTDGGREIGPRP; encoded by the coding sequence ATGGTGACGATGACCTGGCACGTGGAGATCGACGAACACACTTGCATCGGCTCGGGGATGTGTGCCGCGCTGCTGCCGGAGGTGTTCGCGCTGGACGGCGCGGTCGCGCACCCGGTGACCTCGGCCGTGGACGCCGACGAAACCGTGCTCGACGCGGCGGATTCGTGTCCGGCGATGGCGATCACCGTGACCGACGGCGGCCGCGAGATCGGCCCGCGCCCTTAG
- a CDS encoding cytochrome P450 yields MTAEPLAYPFNEEAGLDLDEAYAAAREAEGMVRVKMIYGEPAWLATRYADARLVLGDRRFSRAMEKEKDAPRLSPAVQDGGILQMDPPDHTRLRTLVAKAFTTRRVELIRPRVASLAAELIADMKAAGPPADLVDAYALPIPVAVICELLGVPVADRPKFRVWSDAALSTSGLTPEEFVRNREELRDYMRGLIADHRTRPQDDLMTALIEARDVRDRLTELELVDLCVGVLIAGHETTASQIPNFVYALQDQHEQWERLCADPDLIPAAVEELLRFVPLGAGAAFPRYATEDVEVGDVLVRAGEPVLVAVGAANRDGLQFGDADKLRFDRPENHHLGFGHGVHHCLGAPLARLELQEALRALVTEMPALRLAGDIVWKTQMIVRGPRTMPIGW; encoded by the coding sequence ATGACTGCCGAACCGCTTGCCTACCCCTTCAACGAGGAGGCGGGGCTCGACCTCGACGAGGCCTACGCGGCCGCCCGCGAAGCCGAGGGCATGGTGCGGGTGAAGATGATCTACGGCGAGCCGGCGTGGCTGGCCACGCGCTACGCCGACGCGCGGCTGGTGCTGGGCGACCGCCGATTCTCGCGGGCGATGGAGAAGGAAAAGGACGCGCCGCGCCTTTCGCCCGCCGTGCAGGACGGCGGCATCCTGCAGATGGACCCGCCGGACCACACGCGGCTGCGGACGCTGGTCGCGAAGGCGTTCACCACGCGGCGGGTCGAGCTGATCCGGCCGCGCGTCGCTTCCCTCGCGGCGGAGCTGATCGCGGACATGAAGGCGGCCGGCCCGCCCGCCGACCTCGTCGACGCCTACGCGCTGCCGATCCCGGTCGCGGTGATCTGCGAGCTGCTCGGCGTCCCGGTCGCCGACCGGCCGAAGTTCCGCGTCTGGAGTGACGCGGCGTTGTCCACCAGCGGGCTGACGCCCGAAGAGTTCGTGCGCAACCGCGAAGAACTGCGCGACTACATGCGCGGCCTGATCGCCGACCACCGCACGCGCCCCCAGGACGACCTGATGACGGCGCTGATCGAAGCCCGCGACGTTCGCGACCGGCTCACCGAGCTGGAACTGGTCGACCTGTGCGTCGGCGTCCTGATCGCCGGGCACGAGACCACCGCGAGCCAGATCCCGAACTTCGTCTACGCGCTGCAGGACCAGCACGAGCAGTGGGAGCGGCTGTGCGCCGACCCGGACCTGATCCCGGCGGCGGTCGAGGAACTGCTGCGGTTCGTCCCGCTGGGCGCCGGCGCCGCGTTCCCGCGCTACGCCACCGAAGACGTCGAGGTCGGCGACGTGCTCGTGCGGGCGGGCGAGCCGGTGCTGGTCGCCGTCGGCGCGGCCAACCGCGACGGGCTGCAGTTCGGCGACGCGGACAAGCTGCGCTTCGACCGCCCCGAGAACCACCACCTCGGCTTCGGCCACGGCGTCCACCACTGCCTGGGCGCGCCGCTCGCCCGGCTGGAGCTGCAGGAGGCGCTGCGCGCGTTGGTCACCGAAATGCCGGCGCTGCGCCTCGCCGGCGATATCGTGTGGAAGACGCAGATGATCGTCCGCGGACCGCGGACGATGCCGATCGGATGGTGA
- a CDS encoding PadR family transcriptional regulator, whose translation MWIEILLLSKLAGSPMHGYELRKAVEASTGHTLSNNSLYPTLRRFVDAGAVSRSAEEQEAKPPRHVYTITDVGRELLHDMLADFPIDLALNEPEFLARVGNFTWLREDERARVLGTRERALTAEHARVSGLAAGQADPWSRAALQHVLGKFDAELRWLADLKTDPREGA comes from the coding sequence GTGTGGATCGAGATCCTCTTGCTGTCGAAGCTGGCCGGCTCGCCGATGCACGGTTACGAACTGCGCAAGGCCGTGGAGGCGTCGACCGGCCACACCTTGTCGAACAACTCGCTCTACCCGACGCTGCGGCGTTTCGTCGACGCGGGCGCAGTGAGCCGCAGCGCGGAGGAGCAGGAGGCCAAACCGCCGCGGCACGTCTACACGATCACCGACGTCGGGCGGGAGCTGCTGCACGACATGCTCGCCGACTTCCCGATCGACCTGGCGCTCAACGAGCCCGAGTTCCTGGCCCGGGTCGGGAACTTCACCTGGCTGCGCGAGGACGAACGAGCACGCGTGCTCGGCACTCGCGAGCGCGCGCTGACCGCCGAGCACGCCCGGGTCAGCGGGCTGGCCGCCGGGCAGGCCGACCCCTGGAGCCGGGCCGCGCTGCAGCACGTCCTGGGGAAGTTCGACGCCGAACTCCGCTGGCTCGCCGACCTGAAAACCGACCCGAGAGAAGGCGCATGA